A section of the Macadamia integrifolia cultivar HAES 741 chromosome 9, SCU_Mint_v3, whole genome shotgun sequence genome encodes:
- the LOC122089019 gene encoding protein ASYMMETRIC LEAVES 2-like: MASSSNSSCDTCKFLPRKCIQEYMFVDQLTKFANVHKVFTASNVAKILNELNLTQREDVVNSPAYKANARLHDLVYGCVGLISIPQQRLRQILVYAIEGFVLGVGIHSHTNVLLGDEISIESIHETIPTGSSS; this comes from the exons ATGGCATCCTCGTCCAATTCTTCGTGCGACACATGCAAGTTTCTTCCACGGAAGTGCATACAAGAATACATGTTTGTGGACCAGCTGACAAAGTTTGCGAATGTTCACAAGGTTTTCACTGCAAGCAACGTTGCTAAGATCCTCAATGAGCTGAACCTGACGCAAAGAGAAGATGTAGTGAACTCACCAGCCTACAAGGCAAATGCGAGGCTTCACGACCTCGTTTATGGCTGTGTTGGTTTAATATCAATCCCACAACAAAGGCTGAGACAG ATCCTTGTTTATGCAATTGAAGGCTTCGTTCTTGGTGTAGGGATCCACAGCCACACAAATGTGCTGCTCGGCGATGAGATTAGCATCGAAAGCATCCATGAAACTATTCCAACCGGCTCGAGTTCCTAA
- the LOC122089865 gene encoding protein DETOXIFICATION 42-like isoform X3: protein MGYGDLVHPIMEEDTNCLPCGKKRKMPLCVLFKDARNVLKMDELGSEIAQIAFPAAMALTADPIASLIDTAFIGQIGPVELAAVGVSIALFNQVSRIAIFPLVSVTTSFVAEEDTVGRMNTHDDENENMEMGLAPNSEMKELIPKFDSEKITHSSALFSGGNSNMSKFQHEKRQIPSASCALVIGGVLGLVQAIFLIFGSKPLLNFMGVKSDSPMLNPAQQYLTLRSLGAPAILLSLATQGVFRGLKDTKTPLYATLAGDVINIILDPILIFVFHWGVSGAAIAHVISQYLISLILLWRLIKKVDLVSPSLKDLKLGRLLKNGFLLLVRVIAVTFCVTLAASMAARLGSTPMAAFQVCLQIWLATSLLADGLAVAGQAILASAFAKKDYSKATATASRVLQVLVATVSILCVLILSASHGFVGIWVALTTYMSLRTFAGFWRIGTSSGPWSFLRTMSLSSYGDNL from the exons ATGG GTTACGGAGATTTGGTCCATCCGATAATGGAAGAGGATACCAACTGCCTTCCGtgtggaaagaaaagaaagatgccCCTTTGTGTTCTCTTCAAGGATGCAAG GAATGTTTTAAAGATGGATGAGCTTGGCTCTGAGATAGCCCAAATTGCATTTCCTGCAGCCATGGCTTTGACAGCTGACCCCATTGCTTCCCTAATTGACACTGCATTTATCGGCCAAATAG gtcCAGTGGAGCTTGCTGCTGTGGGAGTTTCTATTGCTCTGTTTAATCAAGTTTCAAGGATCGCAATATTCCCACTTGTCAGTGTCACAACTTCTTTTGTTGCAGAGGAAGATACTGTTGGAAGAATGAACACTCATGACGATGAAAACGAAAACATGGAAATGGGGTTAGCTCCAAACAGTGAAATGAAAGAGTTGATTCCAAAATTTG ATTCTGAAAAAATCACCCACAGTTCAGCACTTTTTTCTGGTGGAAATTCAAACATGTCCAAGTTTCAGCATGAGAAGAGGCAAATCCCATCAGCATCATGTGCATTGGTTATTGGAGGGGTGCTTGGTCTTGTCCAAGCCATATTCCTAATTTTTGGATCAAAACCTCTCTTAAATTTCATGGGAGTAAAATCG GATTCCCCTATGCTGAACCCAGCACAACAATACTTGACATTGAGGTCTCTTGGTGCTCCTGCAATTCTTCTCTCGCTGGCCACACAAGGGGTATTTCGAGGACTTAAAGACACAAAAACTCCTTTATATGCAACTT TGGCTGGAGATGTAATAAATATCATTTTAGATCCCATACTTATATTTGTTTTCCATTGGGGTGTTAGTGGCGCAGCAATAGCCCATGTTATTTCTCA GTACCTAATTTCATTAATACTGTTATGGAGATTGATCAAGAAAGTTGACCTTGTATCACCAAGTCTCAAAGATTTGAAACTTGGGAGGCTTCTTAAAAATG GTTTTTTGTTGTTAGTGAGGGTGATAGCTGTGACATTCTGTGTGACCCTGGCAGCATCAATGGCTGCACGGCTAGGGTCAACACCCATGGCTGCATTTCAGGTCTGCTTACAGATTTGGTTGGCAACATCTCTTCTTGCTGATGGGTTGGCTGTTGCTGGTCAG GCAATTCTTGCTAGCGCATTTGCTAAAAAGGATTATAGCAAGGCAACAGCTACTGCATCCCGGGTGTTACAG GTTCTTGTAGCCACAGTGAGCATTCTGTGTGTGTTAATTCTCTCTGCAAGCCATGGTTTTGTTGGAATTTGGGTAGCTTTGACAACCTATATGAGTCTTCGCACCTTTGCTGGCTTTTGGAG GATTGGGACTAGCAGTGGGCCTTGGAGCTTTCTCAGAACCATGTCATTATCTTCCTATGGTGACAACTTATAG
- the LOC122089865 gene encoding protein DETOXIFICATION 42-like isoform X2: MEEDTNCLPCGKKRKMPLCVLFKDARNVLKMDELGSEIAQIAFPAAMALTADPIASLIDTAFIGQIGPVELAAVGVSIALFNQVSRIAIFPLVSVTTSFVAEEDTVGRMNTHDDENENMEMGLAPNSEMKELIPKFDSEKITHSSALFSGGNSNMSKFQHEKRQIPSASCALVIGGVLGLVQAIFLIFGSKPLLNFMGVKSDSPMLNPAQQYLTLRSLGAPAILLSLATQGVFRGLKDTKTPLYATLAGDVINIILDPILIFVFHWGVSGAAIAHVISQYLISLILLWRLIKKVDLVSPSLKDLKLGRLLKNGFLLLVRVIAVTFCVTLAASMAARLGSTPMAAFQVCLQIWLATSLLADGLAVAGQAILASAFAKKDYSKATATASRVLQLGFVLGLVLSVVLGVGLQFASRLFTKDINVLHLISIGIPFVAASQPLNALAFVFDGVNFGASDFAYSAYSMVLVATVSILCVLILSASHGFVGIWVALTTYMSLRTFAGFWRIGTSSGPWSFLRTMSLSSYGDNL, translated from the exons ATGGAAGAGGATACCAACTGCCTTCCGtgtggaaagaaaagaaagatgccCCTTTGTGTTCTCTTCAAGGATGCAAG GAATGTTTTAAAGATGGATGAGCTTGGCTCTGAGATAGCCCAAATTGCATTTCCTGCAGCCATGGCTTTGACAGCTGACCCCATTGCTTCCCTAATTGACACTGCATTTATCGGCCAAATAG gtcCAGTGGAGCTTGCTGCTGTGGGAGTTTCTATTGCTCTGTTTAATCAAGTTTCAAGGATCGCAATATTCCCACTTGTCAGTGTCACAACTTCTTTTGTTGCAGAGGAAGATACTGTTGGAAGAATGAACACTCATGACGATGAAAACGAAAACATGGAAATGGGGTTAGCTCCAAACAGTGAAATGAAAGAGTTGATTCCAAAATTTG ATTCTGAAAAAATCACCCACAGTTCAGCACTTTTTTCTGGTGGAAATTCAAACATGTCCAAGTTTCAGCATGAGAAGAGGCAAATCCCATCAGCATCATGTGCATTGGTTATTGGAGGGGTGCTTGGTCTTGTCCAAGCCATATTCCTAATTTTTGGATCAAAACCTCTCTTAAATTTCATGGGAGTAAAATCG GATTCCCCTATGCTGAACCCAGCACAACAATACTTGACATTGAGGTCTCTTGGTGCTCCTGCAATTCTTCTCTCGCTGGCCACACAAGGGGTATTTCGAGGACTTAAAGACACAAAAACTCCTTTATATGCAACTT TGGCTGGAGATGTAATAAATATCATTTTAGATCCCATACTTATATTTGTTTTCCATTGGGGTGTTAGTGGCGCAGCAATAGCCCATGTTATTTCTCA GTACCTAATTTCATTAATACTGTTATGGAGATTGATCAAGAAAGTTGACCTTGTATCACCAAGTCTCAAAGATTTGAAACTTGGGAGGCTTCTTAAAAATG GTTTTTTGTTGTTAGTGAGGGTGATAGCTGTGACATTCTGTGTGACCCTGGCAGCATCAATGGCTGCACGGCTAGGGTCAACACCCATGGCTGCATTTCAGGTCTGCTTACAGATTTGGTTGGCAACATCTCTTCTTGCTGATGGGTTGGCTGTTGCTGGTCAG GCAATTCTTGCTAGCGCATTTGCTAAAAAGGATTATAGCAAGGCAACAGCTACTGCATCCCGGGTGTTACAG TTGGGTTTTGTTCTAGGGTTAGTGCTCTCTGTTGTCCTTGGAGTTGGCTTGCAATTTGCATCAAGGTTATTCACCAAGGACATCAATGTTCTTCACCTCATAAGCATAGGCATCCCG TTTGTAGCAGCTTCTCAGCCACTCAATGCGTTGGCTTTTGTTTTTGATGGTGTCAACTTTGGGGCCTCTGATTTTGCATATTCTGCTTATTCCATG GTTCTTGTAGCCACAGTGAGCATTCTGTGTGTGTTAATTCTCTCTGCAAGCCATGGTTTTGTTGGAATTTGGGTAGCTTTGACAACCTATATGAGTCTTCGCACCTTTGCTGGCTTTTGGAG GATTGGGACTAGCAGTGGGCCTTGGAGCTTTCTCAGAACCATGTCATTATCTTCCTATGGTGACAACTTATAG
- the LOC122089865 gene encoding protein DETOXIFICATION 42-like isoform X1 gives MGYGDLVHPIMEEDTNCLPCGKKRKMPLCVLFKDARNVLKMDELGSEIAQIAFPAAMALTADPIASLIDTAFIGQIGPVELAAVGVSIALFNQVSRIAIFPLVSVTTSFVAEEDTVGRMNTHDDENENMEMGLAPNSEMKELIPKFDSEKITHSSALFSGGNSNMSKFQHEKRQIPSASCALVIGGVLGLVQAIFLIFGSKPLLNFMGVKSDSPMLNPAQQYLTLRSLGAPAILLSLATQGVFRGLKDTKTPLYATLAGDVINIILDPILIFVFHWGVSGAAIAHVISQYLISLILLWRLIKKVDLVSPSLKDLKLGRLLKNGFLLLVRVIAVTFCVTLAASMAARLGSTPMAAFQVCLQIWLATSLLADGLAVAGQAILASAFAKKDYSKATATASRVLQLGFVLGLVLSVVLGVGLQFASRLFTKDINVLHLISIGIPFVAASQPLNALAFVFDGVNFGASDFAYSAYSMVLVATVSILCVLILSASHGFVGIWVALTTYMSLRTFAGFWRIGTSSGPWSFLRTMSLSSYGDNL, from the exons ATGG GTTACGGAGATTTGGTCCATCCGATAATGGAAGAGGATACCAACTGCCTTCCGtgtggaaagaaaagaaagatgccCCTTTGTGTTCTCTTCAAGGATGCAAG GAATGTTTTAAAGATGGATGAGCTTGGCTCTGAGATAGCCCAAATTGCATTTCCTGCAGCCATGGCTTTGACAGCTGACCCCATTGCTTCCCTAATTGACACTGCATTTATCGGCCAAATAG gtcCAGTGGAGCTTGCTGCTGTGGGAGTTTCTATTGCTCTGTTTAATCAAGTTTCAAGGATCGCAATATTCCCACTTGTCAGTGTCACAACTTCTTTTGTTGCAGAGGAAGATACTGTTGGAAGAATGAACACTCATGACGATGAAAACGAAAACATGGAAATGGGGTTAGCTCCAAACAGTGAAATGAAAGAGTTGATTCCAAAATTTG ATTCTGAAAAAATCACCCACAGTTCAGCACTTTTTTCTGGTGGAAATTCAAACATGTCCAAGTTTCAGCATGAGAAGAGGCAAATCCCATCAGCATCATGTGCATTGGTTATTGGAGGGGTGCTTGGTCTTGTCCAAGCCATATTCCTAATTTTTGGATCAAAACCTCTCTTAAATTTCATGGGAGTAAAATCG GATTCCCCTATGCTGAACCCAGCACAACAATACTTGACATTGAGGTCTCTTGGTGCTCCTGCAATTCTTCTCTCGCTGGCCACACAAGGGGTATTTCGAGGACTTAAAGACACAAAAACTCCTTTATATGCAACTT TGGCTGGAGATGTAATAAATATCATTTTAGATCCCATACTTATATTTGTTTTCCATTGGGGTGTTAGTGGCGCAGCAATAGCCCATGTTATTTCTCA GTACCTAATTTCATTAATACTGTTATGGAGATTGATCAAGAAAGTTGACCTTGTATCACCAAGTCTCAAAGATTTGAAACTTGGGAGGCTTCTTAAAAATG GTTTTTTGTTGTTAGTGAGGGTGATAGCTGTGACATTCTGTGTGACCCTGGCAGCATCAATGGCTGCACGGCTAGGGTCAACACCCATGGCTGCATTTCAGGTCTGCTTACAGATTTGGTTGGCAACATCTCTTCTTGCTGATGGGTTGGCTGTTGCTGGTCAG GCAATTCTTGCTAGCGCATTTGCTAAAAAGGATTATAGCAAGGCAACAGCTACTGCATCCCGGGTGTTACAG TTGGGTTTTGTTCTAGGGTTAGTGCTCTCTGTTGTCCTTGGAGTTGGCTTGCAATTTGCATCAAGGTTATTCACCAAGGACATCAATGTTCTTCACCTCATAAGCATAGGCATCCCG TTTGTAGCAGCTTCTCAGCCACTCAATGCGTTGGCTTTTGTTTTTGATGGTGTCAACTTTGGGGCCTCTGATTTTGCATATTCTGCTTATTCCATG GTTCTTGTAGCCACAGTGAGCATTCTGTGTGTGTTAATTCTCTCTGCAAGCCATGGTTTTGTTGGAATTTGGGTAGCTTTGACAACCTATATGAGTCTTCGCACCTTTGCTGGCTTTTGGAG GATTGGGACTAGCAGTGGGCCTTGGAGCTTTCTCAGAACCATGTCATTATCTTCCTATGGTGACAACTTATAG